From a region of the Methanobrevibacter thaueri genome:
- a CDS encoding class III signal peptide-containing protein, whose amino-acid sequence MDNKGQSSAEFILLFGGIFVVVLLAIHMYNNYMSDLSGEISSREVNQFNNQLNGLGKYFK is encoded by the coding sequence ATGGATAACAAAGGTCAGTCTTCAGCGGAATTCATTCTGCTTTTTGGAGGAATATTTGTCGTGGTTTTGCTTGCAATTCACATGTACAACAATTACATGAGCGACTTGTCAGGTGAAATCTCATCAAGGGAAGTCAACCAGTTCAATAATCAGTTGAATGGTCTTGGAAAATATTTCAAATAG
- a CDS encoding lactaldehyde dehydrogenase has product MDMLIGGKHISSEDLVDVENPYTGEVIDTVPIAHRQTAQLAIDAANDAKESLVVMSAFKISNKLLNAVAKLEERREEFAQLLCQEVGKPINEALVEVDRSIETLRLSAEEAKRIYGESVPLDAGLNGKGFFAFTQRLPLGVVAAITPFNYPLNLTIHKIAPAIACKNTVIVKPPTEAPLSVMKFCELLDEEFPDGVVNVVTGYGSEIGDYLVCSSEVDKISFTGSVTTGMMISQKAGMKKVTLELGGNDPVIILKDADLDKAVKGIINGAFLNAGQVCMGVKRLIVEDCVADELGKKLVEATEKLIMGNPSDSKTTLGTLISEKAAMQVEETVNNAVSEGAKILTGGVREGAFYSATVIDNVTPDMDLVVRETFGPVAPIIRVHDLDEAIEVANATEYGLQAGVFTADYAAAMRCAQEIEAGTVFVNKQSTFRTDNMPFGGFKNSGVGKEGIKYAVDEMTKTKLIGLNLR; this is encoded by the coding sequence ATGGACATGTTGATTGGTGGAAAGCATATTTCAAGTGAAGATTTAGTTGATGTTGAAAACCCTTATACCGGTGAGGTAATCGATACGGTACCCATAGCTCACAGGCAAACTGCACAACTGGCAATTGATGCAGCAAATGATGCTAAGGAATCTTTGGTTGTAATGTCAGCGTTCAAGATTTCTAATAAATTGCTCAATGCAGTCGCCAAACTGGAGGAAAGGAGAGAGGAATTTGCTCAGCTCCTATGTCAGGAAGTGGGAAAACCGATTAATGAGGCACTGGTTGAAGTAGACAGGTCAATTGAGACATTGAGGCTATCTGCCGAAGAGGCTAAAAGAATCTATGGTGAAAGTGTGCCTCTGGATGCAGGTCTCAACGGCAAGGGATTTTTCGCATTCACTCAAAGGCTGCCTTTGGGTGTGGTTGCGGCAATAACACCATTCAACTATCCGCTTAACCTCACAATCCATAAGATAGCTCCCGCCATAGCATGCAAGAACACCGTAATCGTAAAGCCTCCGACAGAAGCGCCATTGTCCGTCATGAAATTCTGCGAATTGCTTGATGAGGAATTTCCCGATGGTGTCGTCAATGTGGTGACAGGATACGGTTCCGAGATTGGGGATTATCTGGTTTGCTCTAGCGAGGTCGATAAGATCTCATTCACAGGAAGCGTGACAACCGGAATGATGATTTCACAAAAGGCAGGGATGAAAAAGGTGACTCTTGAGCTCGGAGGAAACGATCCTGTAATTATTCTAAAGGATGCGGATTTGGATAAGGCGGTTAAAGGCATAATCAACGGTGCATTCCTTAACGCAGGACAGGTCTGCATGGGAGTGAAACGTCTGATTGTTGAGGATTGCGTTGCAGATGAATTGGGCAAGAAACTGGTTGAGGCAACTGAAAAGCTCATCATGGGAAATCCATCAGACTCAAAGACAACCTTGGGAACACTGATAAGTGAAAAGGCAGCAATGCAGGTTGAGGAGACAGTCAACAATGCAGTCAGTGAAGGAGCCAAAATACTCACTGGAGGAGTTCGTGAAGGGGCATTTTACTCAGCAACAGTAATTGACAATGTCACACCGGACATGGATTTGGTTGTAAGGGAAACATTCGGTCCTGTGGCACCAATCATACGTGTACATGACCTGGATGAAGCAATTGAAGTTGCAAATGCCACTGAATATGGCCTTCAGGCAGGAGTGTTCACTGCAGATTATGCGGCGGCAATGAGATGCGCTCAGGAAATCGAGGCAGGAACAGTGTTTGTCAACAAGCAGTCAACATTCAGAACAGACAACATGCCGTTCGGAGGATTTAAAAACAGTGGTGTAGGCAAGGAAGGAATCAAGTACGCCGTTGATGAAATGACAAAAACAAAATTGATCGGCCTTAACTTAAGGTAA
- a CDS encoding TMEM175 family protein, whose translation METERFEALIDAILAIIITIIVLEIPLASNGSWQALLDIKYEFIIYAISFMICFNFWNFNNNVFSIVNKIDPKVIWTMGLTLFVFSLLPYLTTFVAENFYVFFPQFMYGLIFIITAILSMTICRFLKDADQGNIALLVALDNSYPMYFTIALVLIGMVIGYLAYPPAIMICCLISIFGVWIIPKLKG comes from the coding sequence ATGGAAACTGAAAGATTCGAAGCGTTGATTGATGCGATTCTTGCAATCATCATCACAATTATTGTTTTGGAAATTCCACTTGCAAGCAACGGCAGTTGGCAGGCGCTGCTTGACATCAAATATGAGTTTATCATCTACGCAATAAGTTTCATGATCTGCTTTAACTTCTGGAATTTCAACAATAACGTATTCAGCATCGTGAATAAGATTGACCCTAAGGTTATTTGGACAATGGGACTTACACTGTTTGTGTTTTCATTGCTTCCGTATCTTACAACATTCGTTGCCGAGAACTTCTATGTGTTCTTCCCTCAATTCATGTACGGATTGATCTTTATCATAACCGCAATACTTTCAATGACAATCTGCAGATTCCTGAAGGATGCCGATCAGGGAAACATTGCCCTTCTGGTTGCCTTGGACAATTCCTATCCCATGTATTTCACAATCGCCTTGGTCCTAATTGGAATGGTGATTGGATATCTCGCATATCCTCCTGCCATAATGATATGCTGCCTGATTTCAATCTTTGGAGTTTGGATCATTCCAAAGCTTAAGGGTTAG
- a CDS encoding TMEM175 family protein, with the protein METNRFETFFDAIIAIVITVLVLKIPQPASPTLGAFLELETMYVAYFISFLILYNLWYANHNLFGLVESIDNTTLWIYGMMTFVISLIPYFTIWVANNFYSVPAETMFGIIFIVTHILNTLATRAVYRSNPYNQNLQNINHNSYYMNLPLIIIAIGFILTYTIYVPGIYYSCLISIILWILIGRLLRRDNDGN; encoded by the coding sequence ATGGAAACAAATCGCTTTGAAACATTTTTCGACGCAATCATTGCAATAGTGATAACAGTGCTTGTTTTGAAAATCCCGCAACCTGCAAGTCCAACCTTAGGTGCCTTTCTAGAGTTGGAAACAATGTATGTTGCCTATTTTATCAGTTTCCTGATTTTATATAACCTATGGTATGCCAACCATAATTTATTTGGGCTTGTTGAAAGCATAGACAACACCACCCTTTGGATTTATGGAATGATGACATTTGTAATCTCATTGATACCTTATTTCACTATTTGGGTTGCCAATAACTTTTATTCAGTGCCCGCCGAGACAATGTTTGGAATCATATTCATTGTAACCCATATTCTTAACACATTGGCCACAAGGGCGGTTTACAGGAGCAATCCATACAATCAGAACCTGCAGAACATCAATCATAACTCATATTATATGAATTTGCCTTTAATCATAATTGCAATAGGATTCATTTTAACATACACAATATATGTTCCGGGAATCTATTATTCCTGTTTGATATCAATTATCCTATGGATTCTAATTGGAAGATTGCTGAGGAGGGATAACGATGGAAACTGA